Proteins encoded within one genomic window of bacterium:
- a CDS encoding methyltransferase domain-containing protein, which produces MPRPWYETIFDERYPDLFEPLEQDPEEEVSQMVGLLALLPGASLVDLGCGRGRHAIPLSLRGFRVTGVDLSEKMLGLARQRADREGASVKWVREDMRTFVRPGAFDAVLSLFTSFGYFCDEENQGVLVNVARSLKESGVFLLDLRNARKGLSGEEDMEKTMTVPSGKLTLRVRFDRTTRRARAEHTLTRPDGIRISSAFDVRIYSEEELTKMLRRAGMRVSAVHGSLDGAPFTSGAERMVVIARR; this is translated from the coding sequence TTGCCCCGACCCTGGTATGAGACGATCTTCGACGAGCGCTACCCGGACCTGTTCGAGCCGCTGGAGCAGGATCCCGAGGAGGAAGTTTCCCAGATGGTGGGGCTCCTGGCGTTGCTCCCGGGGGCGTCCCTGGTGGACCTCGGATGTGGCCGCGGACGGCACGCCATCCCGCTTTCCCTCCGGGGATTCCGCGTCACCGGGGTGGATCTTTCCGAAAAAATGCTGGGTCTTGCGAGGCAGCGCGCCGACCGCGAGGGGGCCAGCGTCAAGTGGGTGCGGGAAGACATGCGAACGTTCGTCCGTCCCGGGGCGTTCGATGCGGTTCTCTCCCTCTTCACCTCCTTCGGTTATTTCTGCGACGAGGAAAACCAGGGAGTGCTCGTGAACGTGGCGCGCAGCCTGAAGGAGAGCGGGGTTTTCCTGCTCGACCTGAGGAACGCCCGGAAGGGGCTATCGGGCGAGGAGGACATGGAGAAGACGATGACGGTTCCGTCGGGAAAACTGACCCTGCGGGTCCGCTTCGACCGGACCACCCGGCGCGCCCGGGCGGAGCACACGCTTACGCGGCCGGACGGGATCCGCATCTCTTCCGCCTTCGACGTCCGGATCTACTCGGAAGAGGAATTGACGAAAATGCTTCGCCGCGCGGGGATGCGTGTCTCGGCCGTGCACGGTTCCCTCGACGGCGCCCCCTTCACTTCCGGCGCGGAGAGGATGGTCGTGATCGCCCGGCGGTGA
- a CDS encoding metallophosphoesterase family protein yields MNVAILSDIHANFDALSAVEAALTRLRPDRIHHLGDLAGYNAQPEECIRWAMANARSGVSGNHDAVACGRATGRNFHAAARKAALWSRDRISPESRDYLSSLPVQRFIEGGALLVHGAPSEPGRYVDSIEYAAQELSSLFASIAAGPIFFGHTHAAGGYVRRVDGRVEYVPPKEFRLLPGERALLNPGSVGQPRDRDRDASFLLFDTVEEKVTWVRVPYDVEAARRKVLEAGLPPEFAERLRDGT; encoded by the coding sequence TTGAACGTCGCCATCCTTTCGGACATCCACGCCAACTTCGACGCCCTCTCGGCGGTGGAGGCGGCGCTTACCCGTCTCCGGCCGGACCGGATCCATCACCTCGGGGATCTCGCCGGGTACAATGCCCAGCCGGAAGAGTGCATCCGCTGGGCGATGGCGAACGCGAGGTCGGGCGTTTCCGGAAACCACGACGCCGTGGCGTGCGGCCGCGCCACGGGCCGGAACTTCCACGCCGCGGCGCGGAAGGCGGCCCTCTGGTCGCGGGACCGGATTTCCCCGGAGAGCCGCGACTACCTTTCGAGCCTTCCCGTGCAGCGTTTCATCGAGGGCGGCGCGCTCCTCGTCCACGGAGCCCCCAGCGAACCGGGCCGGTACGTCGACTCCATCGAATATGCGGCCCAGGAGCTTTCGAGCCTCTTCGCATCCATCGCGGCGGGGCCGATCTTCTTCGGACACACCCACGCGGCGGGCGGGTACGTCCGTCGGGTGGACGGCCGGGTGGAGTACGTCCCGCCGAAGGAGTTCCGCCTCCTGCCGGGAGAGCGGGCGCTCCTCAACCCGGGGAGCGTCGGGCAGCCGAGGGACCGCGACCGGGACGCCTCCTTCCTCCTGTTCGACACCGTCGAGGAAAAGGTGACCTGGGTCCGGGTGCCGTACGACGTCGAGGCGGCCCGCCGGAAAGTGCTCGAGGCCGGGCTGCCCCCCGAGTTTGCCGAACGCCTCCGCGACGGGACGTGA
- a CDS encoding PBP1A family penicillin-binding protein — MSRNLDMEEPSGFPWKKLLLIVIVAGLCFALGAGAGIVLLSKFGDFPAIESAAAYRPSVTSKIFDRNNRVVGEIYLEKRNVVPFKTIPPHVVNAFVAAEDANFFQHKGVDYFAIVRAIVKDILSGGFAQGASTITQQTVKSLFLTPEKSVGRKLKELILAYRIEKILSKEEILYLYLNQIYLGDGSYGVEAAAQTYFARGVSTLTLAEGALLAGLAQAPTRYSPRNHLDKAKARQRYVLRRMAEVGFIDKDVSDRAYEARLALAPPSTFRSKAAYFLEHVRNYLQEKYGAEAMYRSEFKIYTTIDGRLQEAAYDALTQGVKRMEEANKYKGLQGAVLCMDPGTGGVLAMVGGVDFAASQFNRALQARRQPGSAFKPIVYSAALDKGKTVVSTVDDSPIEFSKSETEMWKPKNYDGTFLGPIPLLEALAKSRNLATVRLLNEIGVDTAIGMARNLGIQSPIERNLSIALGSSGVTPLEMVTAYSTFAAGGQRPTPFFIREVQDAQGRVLERTEPKIVQAIAPETAYLTIRLMQEVLRTGGTGASAGRLSPNLAGKTGTTNENTDAWFIGGSPDLIAGVWVGFDTPSSLGGRQTAASVALPIWAQFFGRALGTVPDREFPAPAGITFARVDPATGKALPTGSTEGVMLPFKLGTVPETGTPAGKPSSPRRGTGDDLL, encoded by the coding sequence TTGTCCCGAAACCTCGACATGGAGGAGCCCTCGGGGTTCCCCTGGAAAAAATTGCTGCTGATCGTGATCGTCGCGGGGCTGTGCTTCGCCCTCGGGGCCGGGGCCGGGATCGTACTGTTGTCGAAATTCGGGGATTTTCCGGCGATCGAGTCGGCCGCGGCGTACCGGCCCAGCGTCACCTCGAAGATCTTTGACCGGAACAACCGCGTCGTCGGCGAGATCTACCTCGAGAAGCGGAACGTGGTCCCCTTCAAGACGATCCCTCCGCACGTCGTCAACGCCTTCGTCGCGGCGGAGGACGCGAACTTCTTCCAGCACAAGGGCGTGGACTATTTCGCCATCGTTCGCGCGATCGTGAAGGATATCCTTTCGGGCGGGTTCGCGCAGGGGGCCAGCACCATCACCCAGCAGACGGTCAAGTCCCTCTTCCTCACCCCGGAAAAGAGCGTCGGGCGCAAGCTGAAGGAGTTGATCCTCGCCTACAGGATCGAGAAGATCCTCTCCAAAGAGGAGATCCTCTACCTCTACCTGAACCAGATCTACCTCGGGGATGGGTCGTACGGCGTCGAGGCGGCGGCGCAAACCTACTTCGCGCGGGGGGTCTCCACCCTCACGCTCGCGGAAGGGGCGCTCCTCGCGGGGCTTGCCCAGGCGCCCACCCGTTACTCGCCGCGGAACCACCTCGACAAGGCGAAGGCCCGGCAGCGGTACGTGCTGCGGCGGATGGCGGAGGTCGGGTTCATCGACAAGGACGTCTCGGACAGGGCGTACGAGGCGCGCCTTGCCCTGGCGCCCCCCTCCACCTTCCGGTCGAAGGCGGCGTACTTCCTCGAGCACGTCCGCAACTACCTGCAGGAAAAGTACGGCGCCGAGGCGATGTACCGGAGCGAGTTCAAGATCTACACGACGATCGACGGACGACTGCAGGAGGCGGCGTACGACGCCTTGACGCAGGGCGTCAAGCGTATGGAGGAGGCGAACAAGTACAAGGGGCTCCAGGGGGCGGTGCTGTGCATGGACCCCGGCACGGGAGGGGTGCTGGCGATGGTGGGCGGCGTCGACTTCGCCGCGTCGCAGTTCAACCGGGCGCTCCAGGCAAGACGACAGCCGGGCTCGGCCTTCAAGCCGATCGTCTACAGCGCCGCCCTCGACAAGGGGAAGACGGTGGTCTCCACGGTCGACGACTCGCCGATCGAATTTTCGAAGAGCGAAACGGAGATGTGGAAGCCGAAAAATTACGACGGGACGTTCCTCGGGCCGATCCCGCTGCTCGAAGCGCTGGCCAAGTCCCGCAACCTTGCGACCGTCCGCCTGCTGAACGAGATCGGCGTCGACACGGCGATCGGGATGGCGCGCAACCTCGGCATCCAGTCGCCCATCGAGCGGAACCTCTCCATCGCCCTCGGCTCGTCCGGCGTGACGCCCCTCGAGATGGTGACCGCGTACTCGACCTTCGCCGCCGGCGGGCAGCGGCCGACGCCGTTCTTCATCCGGGAGGTGCAGGACGCACAGGGGCGCGTGCTGGAGCGGACCGAACCGAAAATCGTGCAGGCGATCGCCCCGGAGACCGCGTATCTGACGATCCGCCTGATGCAGGAGGTTCTGCGCACGGGGGGGACCGGCGCCTCGGCCGGCAGGCTCTCCCCGAACCTCGCCGGGAAGACGGGGACGACGAACGAGAACACGGACGCCTGGTTCATCGGCGGATCGCCGGACCTGATCGCGGGGGTGTGGGTGGGGTTCGACACGCCGTCGTCGCTGGGAGGGCGCCAGACGGCGGCCTCGGTGGCGCTGCCGATCTGGGCGCAATTCTTCGGGCGGGCGCTCGGCACCGTCCCCGACCGGGAGTTCCCCGCCCCCGCGGGGATCACCTTCGCGCGCGTCGACCCGGCGACGGGAAAGGCCCTTCCGACGGGGAGCACCGAGGGGGTGATGCTCCCGTTCAAATTGGGTACCGTGCCGGAGACCGGCACCCCCGCCGGGAAACCGTCCTCGCCCCGCCGGGGAACGGGCGACGACCTCCTGTGA
- a CDS encoding acyl-CoA dehydratase activase: MFLGIDVGSISMKFSLFLPEGSPELAADLRRSFLDPEAVALPGAGKGYNLSYDRLLGDPVRKVPERLRRWIAALGEGNVRAIAVTGRSGRQLAPLIGATYENDFRCLVKAIAATHPEVRTIFEMGGENAKVIRLEASGDSGLLTVRDYDTNGDCAAGTGSFIDQQAHRMKLQVEQVGEMVAHAASSARIAGRCSVFAKSDMIHAQQKGYSPEEILKGLCDAVARNFKSSINKGKDPVPKVALVGGLFENSGVVRAIRDAFGFSADAVVVPRGFAHMGALGAAVASSERAGGEAPVIAEGPAVEEPEERAFPSWPPLTTENVVFLRDRVQPPPKAEGRPEVFLGIDIGSVSTNFALTDWDGNLLKEIYVGTQGRPVQVVTDGLKELRDEFGDTISIRGVGTTGSGRELIGELVGADTVQDEITAHKTGSTFISRRYFDASVDTIFEIGGQDSKFIGLENGVVTDFAMNDACAAGTGSFLEEQAERLGIRIKGEFAELALSSKAPVRMGERCTVFMEQDLNNYLYRGARKHDLVAGLAYSVVMNYLNRVVRGRKIGETIYFQGGTAYNDAVAAAFSQVLGRKIIVPPHNGVIGAIGMALLARDKVRATREATTFRGFDLSKVDYKRREFVCKGCSNYCDMQEIRIGDSRTYWGDKCSEKYRKAARTDTKPVIDDLVARRIEWLDRLVSETPEKGARGTVGFPRAMYFHERFPFWKGVLTRMGFGVKVSPRTDKAIAREGFERTVAEPCYPIQVAHGHVGALLASGVDFLFLPNVINAETVHTHTASQFCPWGQTLPFVVASVSKWEKELRQKLLSPTVRFRDGEKYIVEDLFECFGPLGVSRKEIREGIRDGYREQAKLGDFLHAAGAEAIARIEKAGADAIVLLGRPYNLYDRDVNLNIPAKLRDQYGGNVIPIDFLPVDDLDIRDVNDNMFWNYGRKIIAAGKWCRNRPKFHLIYITNFKCGPDSFVRHFITRASGSPYLTLQFDGHGNDAGYVTRCEAYLDSKGVLRPWAQQ; the protein is encoded by the coding sequence TTGTTCCTGGGCATCGACGTCGGCTCGATCAGCATGAAGTTTTCCCTGTTTCTGCCGGAAGGTTCTCCGGAACTTGCCGCGGACCTGCGCCGAAGCTTCCTCGATCCGGAGGCGGTGGCGCTTCCCGGCGCGGGGAAGGGATACAACCTTTCATACGACCGGCTCCTCGGCGATCCGGTGCGGAAGGTCCCCGAGCGGCTGCGCCGGTGGATCGCCGCACTCGGGGAGGGGAACGTGCGGGCGATCGCGGTCACCGGACGGAGCGGCCGGCAGCTCGCGCCGCTCATCGGGGCGACGTACGAGAACGACTTCCGCTGCCTCGTCAAGGCCATCGCGGCGACGCATCCGGAGGTCCGCACGATCTTCGAGATGGGAGGGGAGAACGCCAAGGTGATCCGCCTGGAGGCTTCCGGCGACTCGGGCCTCCTCACCGTCCGGGATTACGACACGAACGGCGACTGCGCGGCGGGCACGGGATCGTTCATCGACCAGCAGGCCCACCGGATGAAGCTCCAGGTGGAGCAGGTCGGCGAGATGGTCGCCCACGCCGCCAGCAGCGCGCGGATCGCCGGGCGCTGCTCCGTTTTCGCCAAGAGCGACATGATCCACGCCCAGCAGAAAGGGTACTCCCCGGAGGAGATCCTCAAGGGGCTGTGCGACGCCGTGGCGCGAAACTTCAAGAGCAGCATCAACAAGGGGAAGGACCCCGTCCCGAAGGTCGCGCTCGTCGGCGGGCTGTTCGAAAATTCCGGGGTCGTCCGCGCGATCCGGGACGCCTTCGGCTTTTCCGCCGACGCGGTCGTCGTGCCGCGCGGCTTCGCCCACATGGGAGCCCTCGGCGCGGCGGTGGCCTCCTCGGAGCGCGCGGGAGGAGAGGCGCCGGTGATCGCGGAGGGACCGGCCGTCGAGGAGCCGGAAGAGCGGGCGTTCCCCTCGTGGCCGCCCCTCACGACGGAGAACGTCGTCTTCCTGAGGGACCGCGTCCAGCCGCCCCCGAAGGCCGAGGGCCGGCCCGAGGTCTTCCTCGGCATCGACATCGGATCGGTCTCCACGAACTTCGCGCTGACGGACTGGGACGGCAACCTTCTCAAGGAGATCTACGTCGGAACCCAGGGGCGTCCCGTCCAGGTGGTGACCGACGGATTGAAGGAACTCCGGGACGAGTTCGGCGACACGATCTCGATCCGCGGCGTCGGGACCACCGGGTCCGGCCGGGAGCTGATCGGCGAGCTGGTCGGCGCCGACACGGTCCAGGACGAGATCACGGCGCACAAGACCGGCTCCACCTTCATCAGCCGGCGCTATTTCGACGCATCGGTCGATACGATCTTCGAGATCGGCGGGCAGGATTCCAAGTTCATCGGCCTCGAGAACGGCGTGGTCACCGATTTCGCGATGAACGACGCATGCGCCGCCGGGACCGGGTCGTTCCTCGAGGAACAGGCGGAGCGGCTCGGGATCCGGATCAAGGGAGAGTTCGCGGAGCTTGCCCTCTCCTCGAAGGCCCCGGTCCGCATGGGGGAGCGGTGCACCGTCTTCATGGAGCAGGACCTGAACAACTATCTCTACCGCGGCGCCCGGAAGCACGACCTCGTGGCGGGCCTCGCGTACTCGGTCGTCATGAATTACCTCAACCGCGTGGTGCGCGGCCGGAAGATCGGCGAGACGATCTACTTCCAGGGGGGGACGGCGTACAACGACGCGGTGGCCGCCGCTTTCTCCCAGGTGCTGGGACGCAAGATCATCGTCCCGCCGCACAACGGGGTGATCGGGGCGATCGGGATGGCGCTGCTCGCCCGGGACAAGGTCCGGGCGACCCGGGAGGCGACGACGTTCCGCGGGTTCGACCTGTCGAAGGTGGACTACAAGCGGCGGGAGTTCGTCTGCAAGGGGTGCAGCAACTACTGCGACATGCAGGAGATCCGGATCGGCGACAGCCGCACCTACTGGGGCGACAAGTGCTCCGAGAAGTACCGCAAGGCCGCCCGCACCGACACGAAGCCGGTGATCGACGACCTGGTTGCGCGCAGGATCGAGTGGCTCGACCGGCTCGTCTCGGAGACCCCGGAGAAAGGCGCCCGCGGGACCGTGGGGTTCCCCCGGGCGATGTATTTCCACGAGCGGTTCCCCTTCTGGAAGGGGGTGCTCACCCGGATGGGATTCGGGGTCAAGGTGTCGCCCCGCACCGACAAGGCGATCGCCCGCGAGGGGTTCGAGCGAACCGTCGCCGAGCCGTGCTACCCGATCCAGGTGGCCCACGGGCACGTGGGGGCGCTGCTGGCCTCCGGCGTCGACTTCCTCTTCCTGCCGAACGTGATCAACGCGGAGACGGTCCACACCCACACCGCATCGCAATTCTGTCCCTGGGGGCAGACGCTGCCGTTCGTCGTGGCCTCCGTTTCCAAGTGGGAGAAAGAGCTGCGGCAGAAGCTGCTCTCTCCCACCGTCCGGTTCCGCGACGGCGAGAAATACATCGTGGAGGACCTGTTCGAGTGCTTCGGACCGCTGGGCGTCTCCCGGAAGGAGATCCGGGAGGGAATCCGGGACGGGTACCGGGAGCAGGCGAAACTCGGCGACTTCCTCCATGCCGCGGGCGCGGAGGCGATCGCGCGGATCGAGAAGGCGGGGGCGGACGCCATCGTCCTGCTGGGGCGCCCGTACAACCTCTACGACCGGGACGTGAACCTGAACATCCCGGCGAAGCTGCGGGACCAGTACGGCGGCAACGTGATTCCCATCGATTTCCTGCCCGTCGACGACCTGGATATCCGGGACGTGAACGACAACATGTTCTGGAATTACGGGCGCAAGATCATCGCCGCGGGGAAATGGTGCCGGAACCGGCCGAAATTCCACCTGATCTACATCACGAATTTCAAGTGCGGCCCCGACTCCTTCGTGCGACACTTCATCACGAGGGCATCCGGGTCCCCGTACCTGACGCTGCAGTTCGACGGCCACGGCAACGACGCCGGGTACGTGACCCGGTGCGAGGCCTATCTCGACAGCAAGGGAGTGCTCCGTCCATGGGCGCAGCAGTGA
- the dnaK gene encoding molecular chaperone DnaK produces the protein MAKIIGIDLGTTNSVVAVMEGSEPKVLINEEGGRLTPSVVGFGKDGQILVGQVAKRQAVLNPENTVFSIKRFMGRRYDEVGEEVRLVPYKIIKGSSQEARVSAGGKEYTPQQVSAMILGKLKKAAETYLGEEVKQAVITVPAYFNDSQRQATKDAGTIAGLEVLRIINEPTAAALAYGLDRKKNELIAVFDFGGGTFDISILEVGDNVVEVKSTNGDTHLGGDNIDQRLIEWIIAEFRKDQGIDLSKDRTVLQRLKEGAEKAKIELSSTMETEISLPFITADASGPKHLQLKLSRAKFEQMVQDILDRTLKPCEMAVRDAGVPIGKIDEVVLVGGSTRIPKVVEMVKTFFGKDPHQGVNPDEVVAAGAAVQAGVLGGTVKDLLLLDVTPLSLGIETLGGVMTKLIERNTTIPVRKSEVFTTASDSQPSVEIHVLQGEREMATDNRTLGRFHLDGIPPAPRGVPQVEVTFDIDANGILHVNARDKGTQKEQKITITASTGLDKKDIDDMVKQAESHAEEDRKRKAAIEARNHLDSLVYNTEKTLKEHRDKVPAETAGKVETALAEAKEALKSEDEAVLKAAAEKLIHESHALAEHMYKQASSAQGEAAPGGASAPGEGKAPEGDVVDAEYEDPAKK, from the coding sequence ATGGCGAAGATCATCGGGATCGACCTGGGGACGACGAACTCCGTCGTGGCGGTGATGGAGGGGAGCGAGCCGAAGGTGCTCATCAACGAGGAGGGCGGCCGGCTCACGCCGTCGGTGGTCGGGTTCGGGAAGGACGGCCAGATCCTGGTCGGCCAGGTGGCGAAGCGCCAGGCGGTGCTGAACCCGGAGAACACCGTCTTCTCCATCAAGCGGTTCATGGGACGCCGGTACGACGAGGTGGGCGAGGAGGTCCGTCTCGTCCCGTACAAGATCATCAAGGGGAGCAGCCAGGAGGCGCGCGTCTCCGCCGGGGGGAAGGAGTACACCCCGCAGCAGGTCTCCGCGATGATCCTCGGGAAGCTCAAGAAGGCGGCGGAGACGTACCTCGGCGAGGAGGTGAAGCAGGCGGTCATCACCGTTCCCGCCTACTTCAACGACTCCCAGCGGCAGGCGACCAAGGACGCCGGGACGATCGCGGGCCTCGAGGTGCTCCGGATCATCAACGAGCCGACGGCCGCGGCGCTCGCGTACGGCCTCGACCGGAAGAAGAACGAGCTGATCGCCGTCTTCGACTTCGGCGGCGGCACGTTCGACATCTCCATCCTCGAGGTGGGGGACAACGTGGTCGAGGTGAAGTCGACGAACGGGGACACGCACCTGGGCGGCGACAACATCGACCAGCGGCTGATCGAATGGATCATCGCCGAGTTCCGGAAGGACCAGGGGATCGACCTTTCGAAGGACCGGACCGTCCTCCAGCGGCTGAAGGAGGGGGCGGAGAAGGCGAAGATCGAGCTCTCCTCCACGATGGAGACCGAGATCAGCCTCCCGTTCATCACCGCCGATGCGTCGGGACCGAAGCACCTGCAGCTGAAGCTTTCCCGGGCGAAGTTCGAGCAGATGGTCCAGGACATCCTCGACCGGACGCTCAAGCCGTGCGAGATGGCGGTGCGCGACGCGGGCGTTCCCATCGGCAAGATCGACGAGGTCGTGCTCGTGGGCGGCTCGACCCGCATCCCGAAGGTCGTGGAGATGGTGAAGACGTTCTTCGGAAAGGATCCGCACCAGGGCGTCAACCCCGACGAGGTCGTCGCGGCGGGGGCGGCGGTGCAGGCGGGCGTGCTCGGCGGGACGGTGAAGGACCTGCTCCTGCTCGACGTGACCCCGCTGTCGCTGGGGATCGAGACTCTGGGCGGCGTGATGACGAAGCTGATCGAGCGGAACACGACGATCCCCGTCCGCAAGAGCGAGGTATTCACCACCGCGTCGGACAGCCAGCCGAGCGTGGAGATCCACGTCCTCCAGGGGGAGCGCGAGATGGCCACGGACAACCGGACGCTCGGACGGTTCCACCTCGACGGGATCCCGCCGGCGCCGCGCGGCGTGCCGCAGGTCGAGGTGACCTTCGACATCGACGCGAACGGCATCCTCCACGTGAACGCGAGGGACAAGGGGACGCAGAAGGAGCAGAAGATCACGATCACGGCGTCTACCGGCCTCGACAAGAAGGATATCGACGACATGGTGAAGCAGGCCGAGTCGCACGCGGAGGAGGACCGGAAGCGGAAGGCGGCGATCGAGGCGCGCAACCACCTCGATTCCCTCGTCTACAACACGGAGAAGACGCTGAAGGAGCATCGGGACAAGGTCCCGGCGGAGACGGCGGGCAAGGTGGAGACCGCGCTCGCGGAGGCGAAGGAGGCCCTGAAGTCCGAGGACGAGGCCGTTCTCAAGGCCGCGGCCGAGAAGCTGATCCACGAGTCCCACGCCCTCGCGGAGCACATGTACAAGCAGGCGTCCTCCGCGCAGGGAGAGGCGGCGCCCGGGGGGGCGAGCGCTCCCGGGGAGGGGAAGGCCCCCGAGGGCGACGTCGTCGACGCAGAGTACGAGGATCCCGCGAAGAAGTAG
- a CDS encoding ATP-binding protein — translation MPATRTRNKLADLGAVAAGLAHEIRNPLNSLYINGQLLEEMLTELPEAVAPQKGDLLSLARANLKVTQRLNDTLSGFLRFARPPAMELAPIDLNRIVSETLRFLEMELAYRGISLKAKLHPVPLPVLADEKLLKQALLNLLLNAQDAMEKEEKAIRVTTGVRAGRPFVRVRDNGRGIPASDRRSIFRLFFTTRKNGSGLGLPIVRQIVRQHGGAIYVRSREGEGTTMTVALPFEEQFRAMFPGRLPLALPEGGRG, via the coding sequence GTGCCGGCCACGAGAACCCGTAATAAGCTCGCGGACCTGGGCGCCGTCGCGGCGGGCCTGGCGCACGAGATCCGCAACCCGCTGAACTCCCTCTACATCAACGGCCAGCTCCTCGAGGAGATGCTCACCGAGCTCCCGGAAGCGGTCGCCCCGCAGAAGGGGGACCTCCTCTCGCTGGCCCGCGCCAACCTCAAGGTGACGCAGCGGCTGAACGACACGCTCTCGGGCTTCCTGCGCTTCGCCCGGCCGCCGGCGATGGAACTGGCCCCGATCGACCTCAACCGGATCGTGTCGGAGACGCTCCGGTTCCTCGAGATGGAACTCGCGTACCGGGGGATCTCGCTCAAGGCGAAGCTGCACCCCGTGCCCCTGCCCGTCCTGGCCGACGAGAAACTGCTGAAGCAGGCGCTGCTCAACCTCCTGCTGAACGCCCAGGACGCGATGGAGAAGGAGGAGAAGGCGATCCGCGTGACCACCGGCGTGCGCGCGGGGCGGCCCTTCGTGCGGGTCCGCGACAACGGCCGGGGGATCCCGGCTTCCGACCGCCGCAGCATCTTCCGCCTCTTCTTCACCACCCGGAAGAACGGCAGCGGGTTGGGGCTTCCGATCGTCCGCCAGATCGTGCGGCAGCACGGCGGGGCGATCTACGTCCGCAGCCGGGAAGGGGAAGGGACCACCATGACCGTCGCGCTCCCGTTCGAGGAGCAGTTCCGGGCGATGTTCCCCGGCCGCCTGCCGCTGGCGTTGCCCGAGGGGGGGCGCGGATGA
- a CDS encoding sigma-54 dependent transcriptional regulator: protein MKEKGRIFLFDDDADSLQSVVTALRRDGFDVFPFTDPREGLARVEADGGDVVVTDLRMPGLTGLEVLRHVTKKIPDVPVVILTAYGTVEGAIEAVRAGASDFLLKPVEIPRLRAAVFKAIKERQMRREIERLREEAGRPFGIEGIVGSSRAMEEVLRKIRLVAPTRMNVLITGESGTGKELVARGVHGLSPRADRPFLPLNCAAIPETLLESELFGHEKGAFTGATASRPGKFESVEGGTLFLDEVGDVSPAIQSKLLRAIEQKEVTRVGGSQVIHADVRIIAATNQDLKGRVEAKAFREDLYYRLNVFNIVVPPLRDRREDIPKLCDHFLERIGKENGIPPKRLSPAALKSLLACRWPGNVRQLRNALETSTLVAQGEEIGPGDLPSEVTQAVLPPTAAGPIPLPASRTLGEMERDAVRAALAETGGNKTRAAKLLGIGLRTLHRKVKEHGID, encoded by the coding sequence ATGAAGGAGAAGGGCCGGATCTTCCTCTTCGACGACGACGCGGACAGCCTGCAAAGCGTCGTGACCGCCTTGCGCCGCGACGGGTTCGACGTGTTCCCCTTCACCGACCCGCGGGAAGGATTGGCGCGCGTCGAAGCCGACGGGGGGGACGTCGTGGTCACCGACCTGCGGATGCCGGGCCTGACCGGCCTCGAGGTGCTCCGCCATGTCACGAAGAAGATCCCGGACGTCCCGGTGGTCATCCTGACGGCCTACGGCACCGTCGAGGGCGCGATCGAGGCGGTGCGCGCCGGCGCGTCCGATTTCCTCCTCAAGCCCGTGGAGATCCCCCGCCTGCGCGCCGCGGTCTTCAAGGCGATCAAGGAGCGCCAGATGCGGCGGGAGATCGAGCGTCTCCGGGAGGAGGCCGGGCGGCCGTTCGGGATCGAGGGGATCGTCGGATCCTCCCGCGCGATGGAAGAGGTCCTGAGGAAGATCCGCCTGGTCGCGCCGACCCGGATGAACGTCCTGATCACCGGGGAAAGCGGCACCGGGAAGGAGCTCGTGGCGAGGGGGGTCCACGGCCTGAGCCCGCGCGCCGACCGGCCCTTCCTGCCGTTGAACTGCGCCGCGATCCCGGAGACGCTTCTCGAGTCCGAGCTCTTCGGCCACGAGAAGGGGGCGTTTACCGGGGCGACCGCCTCCCGGCCCGGGAAGTTCGAGAGCGTCGAGGGGGGGACGCTCTTCCTCGACGAGGTCGGGGACGTTTCCCCGGCGATCCAGTCGAAACTCCTGCGCGCCATCGAGCAGAAGGAGGTCACCCGGGTCGGCGGATCGCAGGTGATCCACGCGGACGTCCGGATCATCGCGGCGACGAACCAGGACCTGAAGGGACGGGTGGAGGCGAAGGCGTTCCGCGAGGACCTCTACTACCGGCTGAACGTGTTCAACATCGTCGTCCCGCCCCTTCGGGATCGCCGCGAGGACATCCCGAAGCTGTGCGACCACTTCCTCGAGCGGATCGGGAAGGAGAACGGGATTCCCCCGAAGCGGCTTTCCCCCGCGGCGCTCAAGAGCCTGCTCGCCTGCCGGTGGCCCGGGAACGTCCGCCAGCTTCGCAACGCCCTGGAAACCTCGACCCTCGTCGCCCAGGGGGAGGAGATCGGGCCCGGCGACCTTCCCTCCGAGGTGACGCAGGCGGTCCTCCCCCCGACGGCTGCGGGGCCGATCCCCCTGCCCGCCTCCCGAACCCTCGGCGAGATGGAGCGGGACGCCGTCCGCGCCGCCCTCGCGGAAACCGGGGGGAACAAAACCAGGGCGGCGAAACTCCTCGGCATCGGCCTGCGCACCCTCCATCGCAAGGTCAAGGAGCACGGAATCGACTGA